Within the Cupriavidus malaysiensis genome, the region GGCGACGATCCCGGCGAGGCGCGGGGCTCCCGCTGCCAGCAGGATGTGCTAGCGTAGTCACTGCGGCTGTTGCTGCACGTTTCTCGTTTGCGCGGCATCCAGTGTGATGTCTGCAGCGCTCCGCCAACGTCGGCCTGCATGACCTTCCTACCGCTTTCGCTGAAAACACGCATCGCGCTGAGCACCGTGGCGATCGCTACGGTCTTCAGCGCCGGCATTGCGCTGGCCTCGCTGTATTTCGCCCAGCGCGACGTGCGGCAGGCGCTGCAGGACCAGCAGGACTCCATCGTCGAGCTGGCCGTCAAGCAGCTCGACACCTCGATGAACGACCGCATCACGCTGCTCGAGCACGTGGCCGCGCAATTGTCCGGCCACCTCGACGAGGGCCCGGCGCGGCTGCGCGAACTGGCCCAGCGCAGCGTCCCGGTGCCGGCCAGCTTCGACGGCGTGGTGGTGGCCGATGCACAGGGCCGCGTGCTGACCCGCAGCGGCGAGCTGGTCGGCATCGGCGACCGCGACTATTTCCTCGAACTGGCGCGCACCCTGCAGCCGGTCGTGTCCGCGCCGCTGCGCGCGCGCGTGAACGGCAGCAGCGGCGTGCTGGTCAGCGTCCCCATCTTGTCGCGCGACGGCGCCTTCCGCGGCCTGGTGGGCGGCTGGCTCGACCTGTCGCGCTCGAATTTCCTGGTGGAGCTGGGACATAGCCGCCTCGGTACCAGCGGCTACTATTGCCTGGTGTCCGCCGGCAGGCACCCGGTCTACGTGCAGCATCCGGACAGCGCGCTGACCCTGCGGCCGGCGCATGCGATCGGCGATACCTGCGGCAGCCCCAACCGGGCCGGCGCCCTCGAGTTCCTGCTGCCGCGGCGCCCCGTCATCGCGCGCTACCTGATGGCGAGCACCGGCTGGGAACTGGTCGCGGTGCTGCCGGCACAGGAGGCCTTCGCGCCGCTGCACCAGCTCGAACTGCTGGTGCTGTACCTGCTGCTGGCGGCGGTCGGCTGCGGCGCGGTGCTGATGTGGCTGGTGGTGCGCCACATGCTGGCGCCGCTGACACGCCTGCACCAGGTGGTGCGCGACAGCGCCCATGACCCGGCCGCCTATGCGCGCCTGCCGCAGCAGGGCGGCGACGAGATCCACGACCTCGGACGCGCCTTCGGCCTGCTGATGCGCGAGCTGGAGCGCCGCCGCGAGTTGCTCGACGCCAACGAGCGGCGGCTGCGTGCCGTCACCGACACCCTGCCGTCGCTGCTGGCCTTCGTCGACACCGACCAGCGCTACCTGTTCAACAACCTGGCCTATGAGCATGCCTATGGCATCCCGCTCGACCGGCTGCGCGGCATGACGGTCCGGGAAGTGATAGGCGAGTCACGCTACCGCGTGGTCGAGCCGCATATGCGCCAGGCCCTGGCGGGCACCGCCGCCACCTTCGAGCTGGAGGAGAACGAACCGTCCTATCGCTGCCTGGAGGTCCAGCTGCGGCCGGAATGGAATGCGGGCAACGACCAGGTGGTGGGCGTCCATGTGCATGTCATGGACGTCACCCAGCGCAAGCTGGAGACGCTGCGCCTGTCGCGCATCTCGCGCCTGGACCACCTGACCCAGCTGCTGAACCGCAGCGGCTTCGAGAAGCGCCTGCAGGAGGCCATGGCGCGCAGCCGCGGCCAGCAGCGCCTGATGGCGCTGTGCTACCTCGACATGGACCGCTTCAAGGCAGTCAACGACTTCCACGGCCACGGCATCGGCGACCTGCTGCTGCAGGCCTTCGCGCGGCGCGTGCAGCGCTGCGTGCGCCAGGGCGACGCGGTCGCGCGCCTGGGCGGCGACGAGTTCGCCGTGATCCTCGAGGACCTCGGCAGCGCCGCGGCGGCCCGGCGCGTGGCGCAGGCCATCGTCGAGTCGGTCGGGCGCCACTTCCATATCAACGGCATCGTCGCCGACGTCGACGTCAGCATCGGCGTGGCGCTCTACCGCGGCGCCCCGATGGCCGACCACGAGCTGCTGCGCGCGGCGGACGTGCTGCTGTACCGCGCCAAGGCGGCCGGGCGCGGGCGCTACGAGATCGGCCCGGACGAACTGGCCGGCGCCTGAGCCGGACCCGGCGTCGCCCGCGCTCAGTGCCTCAGTGCCTCAGTGCAGTTCCTCGCCCTTGTCCTCGAAGGCGATGTGGCGTCCGTCGTCGGACTGGTAGCCGAGCTTGGCATCGGCGCCCATCATCTTCTCCCAGGCCAGCATGGCGTCGGCCACGGCCTGCGGTTCGCCCTTGAATATCAGCACATCGTTGCCGCAGGACGGGCACTGGCCGCCGAAGACGGCATCGATGCCCCGCAGGTCCGGAGCCGGGATGGCGTCGAACGTCGTGAACGCGGTCTTGCACGCGCCACACACCAGCTGCGCCGGCCGCAGCGCATCGAGGCGCGCGCGCGCCTGTTCGGCACGCTCTTGCGGCGTACCCCTCTTCTTGGCTTCACCCATATCGGATCCTTGACTGACTGCCGGCGCGGCGACGCGCCATCAACGCCGGCATTGTAGTGCACCGGCGCCGCATCCCGGTGGCACACCGCCCACATGGCGCGGGCGCCGCAGCTCCGATGCGGCGCATGCACGGCAGCAGGCGCTGCCCCCATCACCATGGCGTCGACGCCACGGCATATCCTTGTATAGAGTGACATCGCTTACCTGCGGCCGTTCCCGCGCGGCCGATTTCCTTACAAGGAGCCATCCATGTCCGAACAGCAGTCTCCCGCCGCCTTCCGCATCGAACAGGACAGCCTCGGCGACGTGCAGGTACCCGCCGACCACCTGTGGGGCGCGCAGACCGAACGTTCGCGCCAGAACTTCCGCATCGGCACGGAAAAGATGCCGCCGGCGCTGATCGAGTCCTTCGCCATCCTCAAGCTGTGCGCCGCGCGCGCCAACCGCGAGCTCGGCGTGCTGGCGCCGGAACTGGCCCAGGCCATCGAGCGCGCGGCCGAGGAGGTGATCGCGGGCCGCTGGGCGCAGGAGTTCCCCCTCTCCGTCTGGCAGACCGGCTCGGGTACCCAGACCAATATGAACCTCAACGAGGTCATCGCCAACCGTGCCATCCAGCTGCTCGACGGCGAGGTCGGCAGCAAGCGGCCGGTCCACCCCAACGACCACGTCAATGCCAGCCAGTCGTCCAACGACAGCTTCCCGACCGCGATGCACATCGCCGCCACGCGCGCCATCCAGCGCCAGCTGCTGCCCGCGCTGGAGACGCTGCAGCAGGCCTTCGGCCGCAAGGTCGAGGCCTTCGCCGACATCGTCAAGGTCGGGCGCACCCATCTGCAGGATGCCGTGCCGCTGACGCTGGGGCAGGAGTTCTCCGGCTACATGGCGCAGACGGCGCACGCGCAGTCGCGCCTGCAGCAGGCCATGCTGCGCGCCATGCCGGTGCCGCAGGGCGGCACCGCGGTGGGCACCGGGCTGAACGCACCGCACGGCTTCGCCGCCGCCTTCGCCACGGCGCTGGCCGACTACACCGGCCTGCCGTTCGAGCCCGCGCCCAACCGCTATGCGCTGCAGGCGGCCCACGACGCGCTGACCGACCTGTCGGCGGCCCTCAACACCACGGCCTCGTCCTTCCTGAAGATCGCGCGCGATTTCATGCTGCTGGGCTCGGGGCCGCGCGCCGGCTTCGCCGAACTGCAGCTGCCGGCCAACGAACCCGGCTCCTCCATCATGCCCGGCAAGGTCAACCCCACCCAGGCCGAAGCGCTGGCGATGGTGTGCTGCCGCGTGATCGGCAACCACACCACCATCACGCTGGCCAACGGGCTGGGCACGCTGGAGCTGAACGCGTACAAGCCGGTGCTGATCTACAGCCTGATGCAGAGCGTCACGCTGCTGGCCGATGCCGTGGCGAGCTTCGCCGACCATATGGTGGCGGGGGTGCTGGCGGACGAGGAGCATATCGCCGAACTGCTGGCGCGCTCCCTGATGCCGGTGACGGCCCTCAATCCGCATATCGGCTACGACAAGGCGGCCGAGATCGCCAAGCTGGCGGTCAAGCGCAACCTGTCGCTGCGCGAGGCGGCGATCGCCTCCGGGCATGTCAGCGAGGCGCAGTTCGACCAGTGGATCGACCTGAAAGGCATGACGCGCGAAGTCTGAAAGAAGGCTAGGCCGATGCCAGCGCGGCCGGCAGCGCCAGCCAGAGCGGCCGCGCCAGCGTGACCTCGTCGCAGTTGGCGCCCTCGCCGCCGCGGTCGACCACGGCGAAGCGCGAGGGCGCGCCCACCGCCAGCAGCATGTGATGCCACACGCCGGC harbors:
- a CDS encoding diguanylate cyclase domain-containing protein → MTFLPLSLKTRIALSTVAIATVFSAGIALASLYFAQRDVRQALQDQQDSIVELAVKQLDTSMNDRITLLEHVAAQLSGHLDEGPARLRELAQRSVPVPASFDGVVVADAQGRVLTRSGELVGIGDRDYFLELARTLQPVVSAPLRARVNGSSGVLVSVPILSRDGAFRGLVGGWLDLSRSNFLVELGHSRLGTSGYYCLVSAGRHPVYVQHPDSALTLRPAHAIGDTCGSPNRAGALEFLLPRRPVIARYLMASTGWELVAVLPAQEAFAPLHQLELLVLYLLLAAVGCGAVLMWLVVRHMLAPLTRLHQVVRDSAHDPAAYARLPQQGGDEIHDLGRAFGLLMRELERRRELLDANERRLRAVTDTLPSLLAFVDTDQRYLFNNLAYEHAYGIPLDRLRGMTVREVIGESRYRVVEPHMRQALAGTAATFELEENEPSYRCLEVQLRPEWNAGNDQVVGVHVHVMDVTQRKLETLRLSRISRLDHLTQLLNRSGFEKRLQEAMARSRGQQRLMALCYLDMDRFKAVNDFHGHGIGDLLLQAFARRVQRCVRQGDAVARLGGDEFAVILEDLGSAAAARRVAQAIVESVGRHFHINGIVADVDVSIGVALYRGAPMADHELLRAADVLLYRAKAAGRGRYEIGPDELAGA
- the fumC gene encoding class II fumarate hydratase, with product MSEQQSPAAFRIEQDSLGDVQVPADHLWGAQTERSRQNFRIGTEKMPPALIESFAILKLCAARANRELGVLAPELAQAIERAAEEVIAGRWAQEFPLSVWQTGSGTQTNMNLNEVIANRAIQLLDGEVGSKRPVHPNDHVNASQSSNDSFPTAMHIAATRAIQRQLLPALETLQQAFGRKVEAFADIVKVGRTHLQDAVPLTLGQEFSGYMAQTAHAQSRLQQAMLRAMPVPQGGTAVGTGLNAPHGFAAAFATALADYTGLPFEPAPNRYALQAAHDALTDLSAALNTTASSFLKIARDFMLLGSGPRAGFAELQLPANEPGSSIMPGKVNPTQAEALAMVCCRVIGNHTTITLANGLGTLELNAYKPVLIYSLMQSVTLLADAVASFADHMVAGVLADEEHIAELLARSLMPVTALNPHIGYDKAAEIAKLAVKRNLSLREAAIASGHVSEAQFDQWIDLKGMTREV